Proteins from one Dermacentor variabilis isolate Ectoservices chromosome 1, ASM5094787v1, whole genome shotgun sequence genomic window:
- the LOC142588985 gene encoding uncharacterized protein LOC142588985 isoform X2, which translates to MEASSRKFLFEQPFCHRHQHVVRLSSSRKQALMLGDLQSTNCSMCGEPGRQQEPQESWTKGASHTSRKTPAFPFFSVINVFSSPPPPYVLEYNGLPDLEAVLSRELLSEYMGKEK; encoded by the exons ATGGAGGCATCGTCTCGAAAGTTCCTGTTTGAGCAGCCTTTCTGCCACCGACACCAACACGTGGTTAGG CTGTCGTCTTCTCGGAAGCAGGCACTCATGCTTGGAGACCTGCAGAGCACAAACTGCAGCAT gtgtggcgagcccgggagacagcaagagccgcaggagtcctggactaagggcgcctcccacacaagcagaaagacacctgcttttcctttcttttctgtaataaatgttttttcttctcctcctcctccttatgtCCTTGAATACAATGGTTTACCTGACTTGGAGGCAGTTTTATctcgggagctcctatctgaatacatgggaaaagagaaatag
- the LOC142588985 gene encoding uncharacterized protein LOC142588985 isoform X4 yields the protein MEASSRKFLFEQPFCHRHQHVVRKASLFIQSHNSPPAMLRTPRQSHTKFNVVIARAVVFSEAGTHAWRPAEHKLQHVWRARETARAAGVLD from the exons ATGGAGGCATCGTCTCGAAAGTTCCTGTTTGAGCAGCCTTTCTGCCACCGACACCAACACGTGGTTAGG aaagcatcgcTATTTATACAGTCACACAATAGCCCACCAGCCATGCTTAGAACGCCACGACAAAGCCACACAAAATTCAACGTGGTGATAGCCCGAG CTGTCGTCTTCTCGGAAGCAGGCACTCATGCTTGGAGACCTGCAGAGCACAAACTGCAGCAT gtgtggcgagcccgggagacagcaagagccgcaggagtcctggactaa